In Paraburkholderia bryophila, a single genomic region encodes these proteins:
- the add gene encoding adenosine deaminase, with product MKETLGNVPASRLGITLTDAHHAFFTALPKVELHCHLLGAVRHETFIALAEKSQAPISRAEIDSFYTRGEKPVGVLRVLRALDDYLLTQADDLHRIAYEYLADAAAHQVRHSEFFWNPTGTVRVSKIPYGDAQAAIVTAIRDAARDFGINARLIPSIDREADPDEAVALVDWMRAHRAEEVAGLGIDYRENDRPPELFWKAYRDARNAGFKTTAHAGEFGMPWRNVETAVDLLQCDRIDHGYTIVDNPELAARYAQRGIVFTVVPTNSYYLRTLAPDVWAEQHPMRRMPGLGLKIHPNTDDPTLHKVNPSEAWQLMFSHFGFSIAELRQFMLNGIDGAWVDEATRNTWRAAWGAEFDSLAAALPG from the coding sequence ATGAAAGAGACACTGGGCAACGTGCCCGCATCACGCCTCGGCATCACGCTCACCGACGCGCATCACGCGTTCTTCACCGCGCTGCCGAAGGTCGAGTTGCATTGCCATCTGCTGGGCGCGGTACGTCATGAGACTTTTATCGCGCTGGCCGAGAAAAGTCAGGCGCCGATCAGCCGCGCGGAAATCGACTCGTTCTATACGCGCGGCGAGAAACCGGTCGGCGTGCTGCGCGTGCTGCGCGCGCTGGACGACTACCTGCTCACGCAAGCCGACGACCTGCATCGCATCGCCTACGAATATCTCGCCGATGCCGCCGCGCATCAGGTGCGTCATAGCGAGTTTTTCTGGAATCCGACCGGCACGGTGCGCGTATCGAAGATTCCGTATGGGGACGCGCAAGCCGCGATCGTCACCGCGATTCGCGACGCCGCGCGCGACTTCGGTATCAACGCGCGGCTGATTCCGAGCATCGATCGCGAAGCCGATCCGGATGAAGCCGTTGCGCTGGTGGACTGGATGCGCGCGCATCGAGCCGAGGAAGTGGCGGGTCTGGGCATCGACTACCGCGAGAACGACCGGCCGCCCGAACTGTTCTGGAAAGCGTATCGCGACGCGCGCAACGCGGGCTTTAAAACCACCGCGCACGCAGGCGAATTCGGCATGCCGTGGCGCAATGTCGAGACCGCAGTGGATTTACTGCAATGCGACCGTATCGATCATGGGTACACGATCGTCGACAATCCGGAGCTGGCCGCGCGCTATGCGCAGCGCGGCATTGTCTTCACCGTCGTGCCGACCAATTCGTACTATCTGCGCACGCTCGCGCCGGACGTGTGGGCCGAACAGCATCCCATGCGGCGTATGCCGGGCCTCGGCCTGAAAATCCATCCGAACACCGACGATCCGACCTTGCACAAGGTGAATCCGAGCGAAGCGTGGCAGTTGATGTTCAGCCACTTCGGTTTCAGCATCGCAGAATTGCGTCAATTCATGCTGAACGGCATTGACGGCGCGTGGGTGGATGAAGCCACGCGCAACACGTGGCGCGCGGCGTGGGGGGCGGAGTTCGATAGTCTGGCGGCGGCTTTACCTGGCTGA
- a CDS encoding NCS2 family permease, protein MPEAASAAVPADSSWLERRFALSERKTSVRIETVAGITSFLAAAYLLVVIPSLLAAGGMDRGAATTATILVFVLSTVLMALYANLPFLVGPGIGGSVILGVTLAGEHVAWQTGLGIACVSGVLFLILTVVGARSLVMRLIPAQIKLGLGASIGLFIAVLGFRNAGMVIANAKTNALALGDFSRPGTLVALIGLGAAVVLQGRRVPGAILWAILIAAGAGVPLGVTHLPASLLAWPHSIAPIAFKVDLVSALSVASIPYLFVFFAAEFFSTLGTTLAVGAKANLLDENANLPNINRPFLVDSIAATLGPVFGIPALTALVESAAGVEAGGRSGLSSLAAAAMFALMLLFVPVALAIPKEATAPALILIGLSMFSTIRHAHFDDFTDSLPVLSMVLLTLMSNSFGTGIAGGLLCYVLVKLLAGRFREVPWGLYVLAVPLGYYFYTVVKPH, encoded by the coding sequence ATGCCCGAAGCAGCGTCTGCCGCAGTACCGGCAGACAGCAGTTGGCTCGAGCGGCGTTTCGCGCTCAGCGAGCGCAAGACCAGCGTACGTATCGAAACCGTCGCCGGTATCACGTCGTTTCTCGCGGCCGCTTATCTGCTGGTGGTGATCCCTTCGCTGCTGGCAGCGGGCGGCATGGATCGCGGCGCCGCCACCACCGCGACGATTCTCGTGTTCGTGCTGAGTACGGTGCTGATGGCGCTGTATGCGAACCTGCCCTTTCTGGTTGGCCCAGGCATTGGCGGCTCGGTGATTCTTGGCGTCACGCTCGCGGGCGAGCATGTCGCGTGGCAAACGGGGCTCGGCATTGCGTGCGTGTCCGGTGTGCTGTTCCTGATCCTGACCGTCGTCGGCGCACGCAGTCTCGTGATGCGGTTGATTCCGGCGCAGATCAAGCTCGGGCTCGGTGCGTCGATCGGCTTGTTCATCGCGGTGCTCGGCTTCCGCAATGCGGGCATGGTGATCGCCAACGCGAAAACCAATGCGCTCGCGCTCGGCGATTTCTCGCGGCCGGGCACGCTGGTCGCGCTAATCGGACTCGGCGCAGCCGTGGTGCTGCAGGGCCGCCGCGTGCCCGGCGCGATTCTGTGGGCGATCCTGATCGCGGCCGGTGCAGGGGTGCCGCTCGGCGTCACGCATCTGCCCGCGTCGTTGCTCGCGTGGCCGCACAGCATCGCGCCGATCGCGTTCAAGGTCGACCTGGTCAGCGCGCTGAGCGTGGCGTCGATTCCGTATCTGTTCGTGTTCTTCGCCGCGGAGTTTTTCTCGACGCTCGGCACCACCCTCGCGGTCGGCGCCAAGGCCAATCTGCTCGACGAAAACGCCAATCTGCCCAACATCAACCGGCCGTTTCTGGTCGACTCGATCGCCGCGACGCTCGGGCCCGTGTTCGGTATTCCGGCGCTGACCGCGTTGGTGGAATCGGCGGCGGGGGTCGAAGCGGGCGGCCGCAGCGGCTTGTCGTCGCTCGCCGCTGCCGCGATGTTCGCGCTGATGCTGCTGTTCGTGCCGGTCGCGCTGGCGATTCCGAAAGAAGCGACCGCGCCGGCGCTGATCCTGATCGGCCTGTCGATGTTCAGCACGATCCGTCACGCGCATTTCGACGACTTCACCGACTCGCTGCCGGTGCTGTCGATGGTCCTGCTCACGCTGATGTCGAACAGTTTCGGCACCGGCATTGCGGGCGGCCTGCTCTGCTACGTGCTCGTCAAACTGCTCGCCGGACGGTTCCGCGAAGTGCCGTGGGGTCTGTATGTGCTGGCCGTACCGCTTGGCTATTACTTCTATACCGTGGTCAAACCGCACTAA
- a CDS encoding LysR family transcriptional regulator yields the protein MTDRSSLLPALTLRQIQYFVTLAHARSFTQAAKSLALTQPALTAAIRQIEFLLGGPLFARSAHRLTLTHAGASVLPLAERLLNQARGTFDDMASTFAERVQTVRIGLIPSAAARLLPALASLRAQQPSLRFTLNDMPNTALLDAVRQGAADFGVGVHEPDAPATERDGDAVLRYQDLFEDQIVVVVRRDDPLAQKKSLAWAKLVGRDLAAFVRGSVSEALQRTGGAEGLQLNVAYRVEYTEPLYELVRNRLAIAVLPSLYTMHLHDAELVALRLDKPRVTRSIALISLDGDDRGPHVRACREWIVAHI from the coding sequence ATGACCGACCGTTCGTCCCTGCTGCCCGCGCTCACGCTGCGACAAATCCAGTACTTCGTCACGCTCGCGCATGCACGCAGCTTCACGCAGGCCGCGAAGTCGCTCGCGTTGACGCAGCCGGCGCTGACCGCGGCGATCCGGCAGATCGAGTTCCTGCTCGGCGGGCCGCTGTTCGCGCGTTCCGCGCATCGGCTGACGCTCACGCACGCGGGCGCCAGCGTGCTGCCGCTCGCCGAACGCCTGCTCAACCAGGCGCGCGGCACCTTCGACGATATGGCGAGCACCTTCGCCGAACGCGTGCAGACGGTGCGTATCGGGCTGATTCCGTCGGCCGCGGCGCGTCTGCTGCCGGCGCTTGCTTCGTTGCGCGCGCAACAGCCGTCGCTGCGCTTCACGCTGAACGACATGCCGAACACCGCGTTGCTCGACGCGGTGCGGCAGGGTGCGGCCGACTTCGGCGTCGGCGTTCATGAGCCCGACGCGCCCGCCACCGAACGCGACGGCGACGCCGTGTTGCGCTATCAGGATCTGTTCGAGGATCAGATCGTCGTAGTGGTGCGGCGCGACGATCCGCTCGCGCAGAAGAAGAGCCTGGCTTGGGCGAAGCTGGTGGGGCGCGACCTCGCCGCGTTCGTACGCGGCAGCGTCAGCGAGGCGTTGCAGCGCACCGGCGGCGCGGAAGGTTTGCAGCTCAACGTCGCCTATCGCGTCGAATACACCGAGCCCCTGTACGAACTGGTGCGCAACCGTCTGGCGATTGCCGTGCTGCCGAGTCTCTACACGATGCATCTGCACGATGCCGAACTGGTCGCGCTGCGTCTCGACAAACCGCGCGTGACCCGCT